One Funiculus sociatus GB2-C1 DNA segment encodes these proteins:
- a CDS encoding alpha/beta hydrolase family protein yields MHKHILGINPVGIINNFILERYTNSANALRQVPIKIYYPQASGLFPVIIFSHGSGGSKNAFSYLGRFWASHGYISIHPTHFGSDKSVFQSGGREALENSSKDPQQWRDRAADISFLIDSLKQLEGNIPPLTQKIDYSHIGVSGHSYGAYTAILIAGALVDIPQQPNITFQDDRACAFIGISSQGSGTYGLTKSSWNEIKAPVMTVSGTKETGGKGKPKSWRLEPFKYMPPGNKYHTLIQNADHSSYNDYKRSTEISKLEMQAINDIHTYLQSASIAFWDAYLKQDNSAREYLKSKTLQIYSNGKASIFER; encoded by the coding sequence TTGCATAAGCATATTTTGGGCATAAATCCAGTTGGAATCATAAATAATTTCATTCTTGAGCGATACACTAATAGCGCTAATGCTTTGCGCCAAGTGCCGATTAAAATTTACTACCCTCAAGCATCAGGATTATTCCCTGTCATTATTTTTTCGCATGGTTCGGGGGGATCAAAAAATGCCTTTTCCTACCTGGGGCGCTTTTGGGCTAGTCATGGCTATATTTCCATCCATCCAACTCATTTTGGCAGCGACAAATCTGTGTTTCAGAGTGGCGGACGTGAGGCACTTGAGAACAGCAGTAAAGACCCCCAACAATGGCGCGATCGCGCTGCCGACATATCCTTCCTCATCGACTCCCTCAAGCAACTAGAAGGCAATATTCCCCCATTAACCCAAAAAATAGACTACTCCCACATAGGTGTCTCTGGTCATTCCTATGGTGCTTACACAGCAATATTGATTGCTGGCGCGTTAGTGGACATACCTCAACAGCCAAACATCACTTTTCAAGATGATCGCGCCTGCGCCTTTATAGGGATATCTTCTCAAGGAAGTGGTACTTATGGTTTAACTAAAAGCTCTTGGAATGAAATTAAAGCGCCTGTAATGACAGTAAGTGGAACTAAGGAAACAGGAGGAAAAGGAAAACCTAAATCGTGGAGGTTGGAACCTTTTAAATATATGCCTCCAGGCAATAAATATCATACTCTTATTCAAAATGCTGATCACTCTTCCTATAATGATTACAAACGCAGCACAGAAATATCCAAATTAGAAATGCAAGCTATAAATGATATTCATACTTACCTTCAGAGCGCAAGTATTGCTTTCTGGGATGCTTACCTCAAGCAGGATAATTCAGCCAGAGAATATCTAAAATCCAAAACACTCCAAATTTACAGCAACGGCAAGGCTTCAATTTTTGAAAGATGA